The Thamnophis elegans isolate rThaEle1 chromosome 15, rThaEle1.pri, whole genome shotgun sequence genome includes a window with the following:
- the SPEN gene encoding msx2-interacting protein isoform X2, with protein sequence MVRETRHLWVGNLPENVREEKIIEHFKRYGRVESVKILPKRGSEGGVAAFVDFVDIKSAQKAHNSVNKMGDRDLRTDYNEPGTIPSAARGLDDTVSIASRSREVSGFRAGGGPTYGPPPSLHAREGRYERRLDGASDNRERAYEPSAYGHHERGTGGFDRTRHYDQDYYRDTRERTLQHGLYYSSRSRSPSRFDAHDPRYEPRAREQFTLPSVVHRDIYRDDLTREVRGRRPERSYQHSRSRSPHSSQSRTQSPQRLASQASRPTRSPSGSGSRSRSSSSDSISSSSSTSSDSSDSSSSSSDESPARSVQSTAVPAPTSQLLPPLEKDEPRKSFGIKVQNLPVRSTDTSLKDGLFHEFKKYGKVTSVQIHGASEERYGLVFFRQQEDQEKALNASKGKLFFGMQIEVTAWIGPETESENEFRPLDERIDEFHPKATRTLFIGNLEKTTTYHELCTVFQRFGGIVDIDIKKVNGIPQYAFLQFSDIASVCKAIKKMDGEYLGNNRLKLGFGKSMPTNCVWLDGLATSLTDQYLTRHFCRYGPVVKVVFDRLKGMALVLYNEIEYAQAAVKETKGRKISGNKIKVDFANRESQLSFYQSMEKTGQDIREFYEMLTERRDERRGSYDYAADRTYYEAVRTPGTYPEDPRRDYPARGRDFYADWDPYQGDYYDPRYYDDPREYRDYRGDTYKQDIREYSYRQRERFESDREHERRPLERSQSPAHSRRPQSPSASPSQSERLQSDSERRIYSRSSEHSGSCSSLSPPRYDKLDKSRLERYAKNEKPEKERVFEQERPEKDKRLVRKEKPEKLEKEKTEKQKRKAKVHSPSSPSSETDPENEREPSPEKPKGSGKQSRERAEREGAAKNRLDLMPCVVLTRVREKEGKVLDQPQLEKLRGKLESDPIKPPLPDQKMQISQVDQTKLEPLKLDSIRTKVPKEKVLASHIEVVDKDGKLKPKKHLKADPSSEVAYPVDLEKLEARKRRFAEANLKSDKQKMEIKRSSQEEEEGRVVLKKQMDVAETERKPPRKEAIKRETRKIKLERFTSVASPKDATEPASLLVGLASRPVLELQVRLGEAADEPLEAFEISPQRVNSIKLQHKHALLIDEQGAERDEIWKNYCGLPEEVCDRKGAQEKPPSSDAEEKIPIDIDHTQSYRKQMELSRRLKQQMEMESAKHEKFGSPKRDLDDFERRSLVHEVGKPPQDVTDDSPPSKRKKSCEAFEFEISTKRERNYRSSRQVSEDSERTAISPALRPFPFHEEEEVLDSPRLIPFKEAKESPIMEEKGPPYSNVPMMEEALKFNPYDSSRREHVVEIAKVKTSAVTSEEESTRLDSHVKQEPGRVDISFPSSIVKRDSIRKRSIRDLEPGEVPSDSEEEGDSKPHSPRPSSFPEGSRLSFLLRDREEKLRDREERLTTSLERNKFYSFALDKTITPDTKALLERAKSLSSSREENWSFLDWDSRFASFRNNKDKEKVDSAPRPIPSWYMKKKKIRPDSEGKLDDKKEDHKEDEQERQELFASRFLHSSIFEQDSKRLQHLEKKDEELDFLSGRLYSRQASLDGTNSISDFMPEPVVLFHSRFMELTRMQQKEKEKDQKPKEAEKQEDKENRPKTPEAKSEHHEPEYKSPILVGPSPTAHMPPEPLPLFPEKAGSEKPLMEGIPPLREEKPLEPGPSVFEGFKALPEDLLPVKADPPEYLEVPPMADHSKDVALSVATPVEDTKVLENHSCLDTKPPTPGSSFSQAALGAEPEAELGSLPHKLASKSEVLLEPKEDLFPPSVIVESGVGQKAEALAEVLPTVSDTEMEAEPPVVAKDKKLYKNRRSKTPVQSIVASVAEKPATRKSERIDREKLKRSGSPRGETLKLLELKVETEKGSRNAAKSPSAAVVAEPENPEPSLPVGRTRRRNVRSVYATTGDHDLPSSIKEAVEVTRPTRKRIEREPPDPATIPTPPRRGRPPKARRKPEEEVSPVKVEPALSQEAEEAEGKETVDIPKPVEGWRSPRSQKLLHSQTLVAKKGKNEPKIEASPESEESLDPPSQGLHISENCGKLKTEKETIPHEPKRDRKEVEMSKNTSEGCPVEIVDRKFIPDKATKPKRGRSRSIKAVDKASLIKSLKNVEIRLNVDEVKGALRPSEEEGELLSPFPAKSKSPLKEDKLSPQLPKTEAEDALQDTKKEALCESAQPPEADQLAKQIELEQAVENIAKLTESPTIAAYKEQQAAEVSDVRQDEEGDKPAHQASETELAAAIGSIINDITVEGEGFAAPPTYPSESEADLPTEPLVLPSAREDMEPETDQAVSNILETEAASGETPGPGSAAETESKEAEVSLSESSNSAQEAETSQEAEGSRKERGRQKSARLRRKRSTSKKVDMAEFRTLEPERARSKSPGVPEVTGIPEGAMSDDSQGKAFPSAAPSRLVIPQASVAGSPEAASQDSLTERGPSPSDGLLPSIPVDEGGQGRFRLRPVAEKLPVPPPDGPPSAPLQTAPTASALKLPPAVQAGVVPLHPNTTKVTEWIVKHEEARSRSTPPPALPPDTKASDIDPNSSTLRKILMEPKYVPATGVATSTHVTTAIVEPVSTSRAEEAPPRPSVEVSRPCLEEKSPVPTANNLELPVSEAPILAEKEKAVAVLAPKATSVISRMPHSIDLEETPRITLVKQVSQPQTCLVTAVSPKYKQRPSPNDNSRFHPGSMAVIEDRPVETGSSPGLRVNTSEGVVLLSYSGQKTEGSQRIIAKISQIPPASAVDIEFQQSVSKSQIKQESLVPSQSMPKGSPAPVGYGSTSSPALVLGGQQYSPSPVLPSVKPERSSSSSEKSDSVQASTAQSCPIKVLSSQSANTPSILVHNQLVLSQTIASSTKKLPDPTSLKGESKPHQPSNLSPGVGPHHSSLSGKLYPEANHVSSGPGGPADRPVPHLGVAKQEPLSPRTSGHSPSPFPRACHPGGPASPALSGNNSMMGLQGSPCPGIPMPQYISSMHPEQSVIMPPHSVTQTVSLGHLSQGEVRMNTPPLPGLPYNLRPEALHSPRAPLQPQRSSTPQPAPIREMVMPPLSSQHASEEEMHYHHPACRGSAPVQSDVLVMQPDYRVHPAGIRLDQYNVPRDVRVMMHSHMAGVGSEHHPEPRQSRTPEGRSVKTPPSTKASKETPKASEVKMAHSPHSESRLLSGQLPGLPLTQPVVVPHGVQMMHPSGTTFHDYRPVYGDMRSYHPAAQLGHPPFSGGSPIGLPSRSMTPSQGLPEGEHSHPNQPAHSKTPQISQEPKGAQATGPDPSLHSVVNRHVQQMDPHLHPSQTTSYPSPVAASVKQELPSSHQAQVPKPALFIPTTAGPGAAPGLTLARSESQSALKQDSAGHPVAQRPVDMVQLLTKYPIVWQGLLALKNDTAAVQLHFVSGNNVLAHRSLPAPEGGPPLRIAQRMRLEAPQLDGVARRMMGGLHGVF encoded by the exons cAGCGACTCTAGTAGCAGTTCAAGTGACGAATCCCCAGCCCGTTCGGTTCAGTCGACGGCTGTTCCAGCCCCCACCTCCCAATTGCTTCCACCTCTGGAGAAAGATGAACCCCGTAAAAGTTTTGGGATTAAGGTCCAGAATCTTCCTGTGCGTTCTACAG ACACCAGCCTCAAGGATGGGCTTTTCCATGAATTCAAGAAGTATGGGAAGGTGACCTCTGTCCAGATTCACGGGGCTTCCGAAGAGCGATACGGACTGGTGTTCTTCCGGCAGCAGGAGGACCAGGAGAAGGCCCTGAACGCCTCCAAAGGGAAGCTGTTTTTCGGCATGCAGATTGAAGTGACGGCTTGGATAGGGCCAG AAACCGAAAGCGAGAACGAATTCCGGCCACTGGATGAAAGGATCGACGAGTTTCACCCTAAAGCAACTAGAACTCTCTTCATTGGCAACCTTGAGAAAACCACCACATATCATGAGCTTTGTACCGTTTTCCAGCGTTTTGGAGGAATAGTG GATATCGACATTAAGAAAGTGAACGGGATTCCTCAGTATGCCTTCCTGCAGTTCTCCGATATTGCCAGTGTCTGCAAAGCCATCAAAAAGATGGATGGAGAATATCTTGGAAACAATCGCCTCAAG CTGGGCTTTGGGAAGAGCATGCCTACCAACTGCGTGTGGCTGGACGGACTAGCGACAAGCCTCACGGATCAGTATTTGACGCGACATTTTTGCCGCTACGGCCCAGTGGTAAAG gTGGTGTTTGATCGCTTAAAAGGCATGGCTCTGGTTCTCTACAATGAGATAGAATATGCacaggcggctgtcaaagagaccaAGGGGAGGAAAATCAGCGGGAATAAAATTAAG GTGGATTTTGCGAACCGCGAGAGCCAGCTGTCATTCTATCAGTCTATGGAGAAAACGGGTCAGGACATTCGAGAATTCTACGAAATGCTTACAGAAAGAAG GGATGAAAGGAGAGGCTCCTATGATTATGCTGCAGATCGTACCTATTACGAGGCCGTCCGGACGCCGGGGACATATCCAGAAGACCCTCGGAGGGATTACCCAGCTCGAGGCAGGGACTTTTACGCCGATTGGGATCCTTACCAGGGAGACTATTATGACCCCCGGTATTACGATGACCCCCGGGAATACCGAGACTACAGGGGAGACACTTACAAGCAAGACATCAGGGAGTACAGCTACCGACAGCGTGAGCGATTTGAGTCTGACCGAGAACATGAAAGGAGGCCCTTGGAAAGGAGCCAAAGCCCCGCTCACTCCCGGCGGCCGCAGAGCCCCAGCGCCTCCCCCTCGCAATCAGAGCGGCTCCAGAGCGACTCCGAGAGGCGGATCTACAGTCGCTCGTCTGAGCACAGTGGAAGCTGCAGCTCCCTTTCTCCACCCCGCTACGACAAACTGGACAAAAGCCGTCTTGAGCGATACGCCAAAAACGAAAAACCCGAAAAAGAACGTGTTTTCGAACAAGAGCGGCCGGAGAAGGACAAGCGCCTGGTGAGGAAAGAGAAGCCGGAGAAGCTTGAAAAAGAGAAAACTGAGAAGCAGAAGCGCAAGGCCAAAGTGCATTCTCCCAGCTCCCCGTCTTCGGAAACCGACCCGGAAAATGAAAGGGAGCCCAGCCCCGAGAAACCAAAAGGCAGCGGCAAGCAGAGCCGGGAAAGAGCCGAGAGGGAGGGGGCTGCCAAGAACCGCCTGGATCTCATGCCATGCGTGGTGCTGACCCgagtgagagaaaaagaagggaaggtcCTCGACCAGCCTCAGCTGGAGAAATTAAGAGGGAAGCTGGAGAGTGACCCCATCAAACCTCCTTTGCCTGATCAGAAAATGCAGATTTCCCAAGTGGATCAGACCAAGTTGGAACCGCTGAAGCTCGACTCCATCAGAACCAAAGTGCCCAAAGAGAAGGTCCTGGCCAGCCACATTGAGGTGGTGGACAAAGATGGGAAGCTGAAGCCTaagaagcacctgaaggcagatcCATCCAGTGAAGTGGCCTATCCGGTGGATCTCGAAAAGCTGGAGGCTCGCAAAAGACGTTTCGCGGAGGCAAACCTAAAATCCGACAAGCAAAAAATGGAAATCAAAAGAAGCAgtcaggaggaagaggaaggccgGGTCGTTTTGAAAAAGCAGATGGATGTGGCTGAAACCGAAAGGAAGCCCCCTAGAAAAGAGGCCATTAAAAGAGAAACAAGGAAAATCAAGCTGGAAAGATTTACTAGCGTGGCGAGTCCCAAAGATGCTACAGAGCCCGCCAGCCTTTTGGTAGGCCTTGCTTCACGGCCCGTTCTAGAACTCCAGGTTAGGCTGGGGGAAGCGGCCGATGAGCCCCTAGAGGCCTTTGAGATCTCACCCCAAAGGGTCAATTCCATAAAACTGCAGCACAAACATGCGCTCCTGATAGATGAGCAAGGAGCAGAAAGGGATGAGATTTGGAAAAACTACTGCGGTCTTCCTGAGGAAGTGTGTGACCGTAAAGGGGCCCAGGAAAAGCCACCTTCCTCAGACGCAGAAGAGAAAATCCCTATTGATATAGATCACACCCAGAGCTACCGAAAACAAATGGAGCTAAGTCGGCGGTTGAAGCAGCAAATGGAAATGGAGTCCGCCAAACACGAGAAGTTCGGCAGCCCCAAAAGGgatctggatgactttgagcgGCGCAGTCTGGTGCACGAAGTGGGGAAGCCCCCACAAGACGTGACGGACGACTCCCCCCCAAGTAAGCGGAAGAAATCCTGCGAGGCCTTTGAGTTTGAGATCAGCACCAAGCGGGAGAGAAACTACCGAAGCTCCCGCCAGGTGAGCGAGGATTCCGAGAGAACCGCCATTTCTCCTGCCCTGAGACCTTTCCCGTTccatgaggaggaggaagtgctGGATTCCCCAAGGCTGATCCCTTTCAAAGAAGCTAAAGAATCACCTATAATGGAAGAAAAGGGGCCTCCATATTCAAATGTGCCCATGATGGAAGAGGCCTTGAAATTTAACCCTTACGACTCTAGTAGAAGGGAGCATGTGGTAGAGATTGCTAAAGTAAAAACATCTGCCGTAACCTCTGAGGAGGAATCAACCCGATTGGACTCTCATGTGAAGCAAGAACCTGGGCGGGTGGACATTAGCTTCCCAAGTAGCATTGTCAAGCGTGACAGTATCCGAAAGCGATCCATCCGGGATCTGGAACCAGGGGAGGTGCCCTCCGACTCAGAGGAGGAGGGCGACTCGAAGCCCCACTCTCCTAGGCCCTCTTCTTTCCCAGAGGGCTCCAGGCTGTCTTTTTTATTACGAGACAGGGAAGAGAAACTACGTGACAGAGAGGAGCGGCTGACAACTTCCTTAGAGAGGAATAAATTTTACTCTTTCGCTTTGGACAAGACAATCACCCCAGATACAAAAGCCTTGCTCGAGAGGGCCAAGTCCCTCTCTTCATCAAGAGAGGAAAACTGGTCTTTTCTCGACTGGGATTCCAGATTTGCCAGTTTTAGAAACAACAAGGACAAAGAGAAAGTGGACTCCGCACCGAGGCCGATTCCCTCATggtatatgaaaaagaaaaaaatcaggccGGACTCAGAAGGGAAGTTAGATGACAAGAAGGAAGATCACAAAGAAGACGAACAGGAAAGGCAGGAGCTCTTTGCTTCTCGTTTTTTGCACAGCTCCATTTTCGAACAGGATTCTAAGCGTCTGCAGCACTTGGAAAAGAAAGATGAAGAGCTCGATTTCCTTTCCGGCCGGTTGTACAGCAGACAAGCGTCTCTGGATGGGACCAACAGCATATCGGATTTCATGCCGGAACCCGTGGTTCTCTTCCACAGTAGGTTCATGGAGCTCACCCGAATGcagcaaaaggagaaggaaaaagaccaGAAgcccaaagaagctgaaaaacagGAAGACAAGGAAAACAGGCCCAAGACTCCTGAAGCCAAGTCTGAGCATCATGAGCCAGAGTATAAATCGCCCATCCTTGTGGGACCCTCGCCAACTGCCCACATGCCCCCCGAGCCCCTGCCTCTTTTCCCAGAGAAAGCTGGGAGTGAGAAACCCCTCATGGAAGGGATTCCTCCTTTGAGGGAAgaaaagcccctggagcctggacCTTCAGTGTTCGAAGGGTTCAAGGCCCTTCCGGAAGACCTTCTGCCTGTTAAAGCTGATCCCCCCGAGTACCTCGAAGTCCCTCCCATGGCAGATCACAGCAAAGATGTTGCCCTTTCCGTGGCAACTCCCGTGGAAGACACCAAAGTCCTTGAAAACCATTCCTGTTTGGACACCAAACCACCCACCCCCGGCTCTTCCTTCTCCCAAGCGGCTCTCGGGGCAGAGCCAGAAGCTGAACTGGGCTCGCTGCCACACAAATTGGCATCTAAATCTGAGGTGCTGCTCGAACCTAAAGAAGACCTTTTCCCTCCGTCCGTTATCGTGGAGTCTGGAGTGGGCCAGAAAGCCGAAGCCCTGGCTGAGGTCCTGCCTACCGTTTCCGATACAGAGATGGAAGCCGAGCCTCCTGTGGTTGCGAAAGACAAAAAGTTGTATAAAAACAGACGTTCGAAAACCCCCGTTCAGTCGATAGTGGCCAGCGTGGCAGAGAAGCCGGCCACAAGGAAGAGCGAAAGGATCGATCGAGAGAAGCTGAAACGCTCCGGCTCCCCCCGGGGGGAAACACTGAAGCTCCTGGAACTGAAGGTGGAAACGGAGAAGGGCTCAAGGAATGCGGCTAAGTCTCCAAGTGCTGCAGTGGTGGCAGAGCCAGAAAACCCGGAGCCCAGTTTGCCGGTAGGCCGAACCAGGCGCAGAAATGTGAGGTCTGTTTATGCGACCACAGGGGATCACGACCTGCCATCGTCTATTAAAGAGGCCGTGGAAGTCACCAGGCCAACCAGGAAAAGAATTGAACGAGAACCCCCAGACCCAGCAACTATTCCCACTCCTCCCAGAAGAGGCCGACCTCCCAAGGCACGCCGCAAACCCGAGGAAGAGGTCTCTCCTGTCAAGGTTGAACCAGCATTGTCACAGGAGGCGGAAGAAGCCGAAGGGAAGGAGACAGTAGACATCCCAAAGCCAGTGGAGGGGTGGCGCTCACCCAGATCACAGAAACTGCTCCACAGCCAGACGCTGGTGGCTAAAAAGGGGAAGAACGAGCCTAAGATAGAGGCATCCCCGGAGTCCGAGGAGTCTCTTGATCCCCCTAGTCAAGGGCTGCACATCAGCGAGAACTGTGGCAAGCTCAAGACAGAGAAGGAGACGATCCCACACGAGCCAAAGCGAGACCGGAAGGAAGTGGAGATGTCTAAAAATACCTCCGAAGGCTGCCCTGTTGAAATTGTGGACAGGAAATTTATTCCAGATAAAGCTACCAAGCCCAAAAGGGGACGGTCCAGGAGCATAAAGGCTGTCGATAAAGCATCTCTGATTAAAAGTCTTAAAAACGTCGAGATCCGTCTTAATGTGGACGAAGTGAAAGGGGCGCTGCGGCCCAGCGAGGAGGAAGGGGAGCTCTTGTCCCCCTTCCCAGCCAAAAGTAAAAGCCCCCTGAAAGAAGACAAGCTCTCTCCACAGCTCCCAAAGACCGAGGCCGAAGATGCTCTCCAGGACACCAAGAAAGAAGCCCTCTGCGAATCGGCCCAGCCTCCCGAGGCCGACCAGCTAGCTAAGCAGATTGAACTCGAACAAGCAGTGGAGAACATCGCCAAGCTGACAGAAAGCCCGACAATTGCAGCCTACAAGGAACAGCAGGCGGCTGAGGTGTCTGATGTTCGCCAGGATGAAGAGGGGGATAAGCCCGCCCACCAGGCCAGCGAAACAGAGCTGGCGGCTGCCATAGGGTCCATTATCAATGACATCACTGTTGAGGGAGAAGGCTTTGCAGCTCCACCCACATATCCTTCTGAGTCCGAGGCTGACCTGCCCACCGAACCCTTGGTGTTGCCTTCTGCACGAGAGGACATGGAGCCCGAGACGGACCAGGCAGTCAGCAATATCTTAGAAACAGAAGCTGCTTCAGGGGAGACGCCGGGCCCCGGCTCAGCCGCAGAGACAGAAAGCAAAGAAGCTGAAGTCAGCCTAAGTGAATCCTCCAATTCTGCCCAGGAGGCAGAAACCTCCCAGGAGGCGGAAGGCTCTCGGAAGGAGCGCGGACGCCAGAAGTCTGCACGGCTCAGGCGCAAAAGAAGCACCAGCAAGAAAGTGGACATGGCGGAATTTAGGACGCTTGAGCCTGAAAGAGCCCGGAGCAAATCCCCTGGTGTCCCAGAAGTAACAGGGATCCCTGAAGGGGCCATGTCAGATGACAGCCAGGGAAAAGCCTTCCCTTCGGCAGCCCCCTCCCGCCTAGTAATTCCCCAGGCAAGCGTGGCTGGATCCCCAGAGGCAGCTTCGCAGGACTCCCTTACTGAGAGGGGGCCCAGTCCCTCAGATGGCTTGCTGCCCTCCATTCCTGTGGACGAGGGAGGTCAGGGCAGATTCAGACTGAGGCCGGTGGCCGAAAAACTTCCCGTTCCCCCTCCAGATGGCCCCCCAAGTGCACCTCTGCAAACAGCTCCTACTGCGTCTGCACTGAAGCTTCCCCCCGCGGTCCAGGCTGGCGTGGTCCCTCTGCATCCCAACACCACGAAGGTGACCGAATGGATTGTGAAGCATGAAGAGGCTCGGTCCCGCTCCACCCCACCACCAGCTCTTCCCCCTGACACAAAAGCATCGGACATCGACCCCAACTCCAGCACTTTGCGCAAGATCCTGATGGAGCCCAAGTACGTGCCCGCCACTGGTGTGGCCACCTCCACGCATGTCACCACAGCTATAGTTGAACCCGTAAGCACCTCTCGTGCAGAGGAAGCGCCCCCTCGCCCTTCAGTAGAGGTCTCCAGGCCATGTCTAGAAGAGAAGTCTCCCGTTCCTACTGCGAACAACTTGGAACTGCCGGTTTCAGAGGCCCCCATTTTGGCCGAGAAAGAGAAGGCGGTGGCTGTCCTGGCCCCCAAGGCGACTTCTGTGATCAGCAGGATGCCCCACAGCATTGACCTTGAGGAGACCCCCAGAATCACCCTTGTGAAACAAGTCTCCCAGCCCCAGACATGCCTGGTCACTGCCGTTTCCCCCAAATACAAGCAGAGGCCCAGTCCCAATGACAACAGCCGGTTCCACCCAGGCTCCATGGCCGTGATTGAGGACCGGCCAGTGGAAACGGGCTCTAGCCCAGGCCTTCGTGTCAACACTTCTGAAGGTGTGGTGCTCCTGAGCTATTCGGGACAGAAGACGGAAGGCTCCCAGCGGATCATTGCAAAAATTAGTCAGATTCCCCCAGCTAGTGCAGTGGACATTGAATTTCAGCAGTCTGTGTCCAAATCCCAGATTAAGCAGGAGTCCCTCGTTCCCTCTCAGTCGATGCCAAAGGGCTCCCCCGCACCTGTGGGTTACGGGAGCACCTCCTCCCCAGCCTTGGTCCTGGGAGGCCAGCAGTACAGTCCTTCCCCTGTGCTTCCCTCCGTCAAGCCAGAGCGCAGCAGCAGTAGCTCAGAAAAGTCTGATTCTGTCCAGGCATCTACTGCCCAGTCATGCCCAATTAAAGTGCTTTCCTCCCAGTCCGCCAACACTCCCTCCATCCTGGTGCATAACCAGCTGGTCCTCTCTCAAACCATTGCCTCTTCCACTAAGAAGCTTCCGGATCCCACGTCTCTGAAAGGGGAGAGCAAACCCCATCAGCCCTCCAACCTGAGCCCTGGGGTGGGTCCTcaccattcttccttgtctggcaaGTTGTACCCGGAGGCCAACCACGTGAGCAGCGGGCCAGGAGGTCCTGCCGACAGACCCGTGCCTCACTTGGGGGTGGCCAAGCAGGAGCCGCTCTCCCCCCGCACCAGCGGCCACTCCCCATCTCCCTTCCCGAGAGCTTGTCACCCTGGGGGCCCTGCTTCCCCTGCGTTGTCGGGGAACAACTCCATGATGGGGCTTcaaggctccccttgtccagGGATCCCCATGCCCCAGTACATCTCCAGCATGCACCCGGAGCAATCAGTGATCATGCCCCCGCATAGCGTGACTCAGACGGTATCCCTGGGCCACCTCTCCCAGGGGGAAGTACGCATGAATACCCCTCCACTGCCAGGGCTTCCCTACAACCTCCGCCCCGAGGCCCTGCACTCGCCCAGGGCCCCTCTGCAGCCACAGCGCTCCAGCACTCCCCAGCCAGCCCCCATCAGGGAGATGGTCATGCCGCCTCTGTCTTCCCAGCATGCCTCCGAAGAAGAGATGCACTACCACCACCCGGCGTGCCGGGGTTCGGCCCCTGTGCAGTCCGATGTGCTAGTCATGCAGCCAGACTACCGTGTGCATCCAGCAGGCATCCGGCTTGACCAGTACAACGTGCCTCGGGACGTGAGAGTCATGATGCACTCGCACATGGCCGGAGTGGGCAGCGAACATCACCCAGAGCCGCGGCAGTCCAGAACGCCAGAAGGGAGATCCGTGAAAACGCCGCCGTCCACCAAGGCAAGCAAAGAGACGCCCAAAGCCTCTGAGGTCAAGATGGCTCACTCACCCCACAGCGAATCCCGGCTCCTCAGCGGCCAGCTCCCAGGACTGCCATTGACACAACCAGTGGTCGTGCCTCATGGGGTGCAGATGATGCATCCCAGCGGGACCACCTTCCATGATTATCGGCCGGTGTACGGTGACATGCGAAGCTACCATCCAGCAGCTCAGCTTGGCCACCCTCCGTTTTCTGGGGGATCACCGATCGGGCTTCCTTCCCGGAGCATGACCCCCTCCCAG GGTCTGCCTGAAGGGGAACATTCGCACCCCAACCAGCCAGCTCACAGCAAAACCCCTCAGATCTCCCAAGAGCCAAAAGGAGCCCAGGCGACAGGGCCAGACCCTTCCCTCCACTCAGTGGTCAACAGACACGTCCAGCAGATGGATCCCCACTTGCACCCGAGCCAGACCACCTCCTACCCTTCTCCCGTCGCCGCATCAGTGAAGCAGGAGCTCCCATCTTCCCATCAGGCTCAAGTTCCAAAGCCGGCCCTCTTTATTCCAACTACTGCTGGTCCTGGGGCAGCTCCAGGACTGACCTTAGCCCGGTCCGAATCGCAGTCAGCCTTGAAGCAGGACTCTGCTGGTCATCCGGTTGCCCAAAGACCAGTGGACATGGTCCAGCTGCTGACG AAATACCCCATCGTGTGGCAGGGGCTGCTGGCTTTGAAGAACGATACTGCAGCTGTCCAGCTGCACTTTGTTTCCGGGAACAACGTCTTGGCGCACCGCTCCTTGCCAGCCCCGGAGGGTGGCCCTCCCTTGAGGATTGCCCAGCGGATGAGGTTGGAAGCGCCACAGCTGGATGGGGTGGCCCGCCGGATGATG GGGGGGCTGCATGGTGTCTTTTAG